A window of Triplophysa dalaica isolate WHDGS20190420 chromosome 7, ASM1584641v1, whole genome shotgun sequence contains these coding sequences:
- the yipf2 gene encoding protein YIPF2 isoform X1, whose protein sequence is MASPDDLKFQEFEEATDLLSSNPGASTLSISSPGTGASSGDVRLNLSDDEENQQENSELLGGEKQTGGFWTFAYYQSFFNIDTVQVLDRIKGSVIPLPGRNFVRHHIRSNPDLYGPFWICVTLVFSVAIMGNLSTFLNNKGDPGFHYRPQFHRVSIAAVTVFLYAWLVPLGVWGFLTWRQSVERQISGYTFLETVCVYGYSLFIYIPTSILLTIPLNWMQWLLIVVAMVISGSVLVITFWPTVRDDTKLTAFATMAVIVSLHALLAIGFKMYFFQLPTYTGSSPPAQHITPASNHSSSTMG, encoded by the exons ATGGCTAGTCCTGATGATTTAAAGTTTCAGG AGTTCGAAGAGGCCACAGATCTGCTATCTTCAAATCCTGGAGCATCAACCCTCAGCATCTCCAGTCCCGGTACCGGAGCCTCCTCTGGAGATGTCAGACTCAACCTATCAGATGATGAAGAGAACCAGCAAGAGAATTCAGAG CTACTTGGAGGTGAAAAACAAACTGGTGGTTTTTGGACTTTTGCATACTATCAGTCATTCTTCAACATAGATACAGTTCAG GTTCTGGATAGGATAAAAGGATCAGTTATACCTTTGCCAGGAAGAAACTTTGTCAGACACCACATTCGAAGTAACCCTGATTTATATG GTCCATTCTGGATCTGCGTGACTTTAGTGTTCTCAGTGGCGATCATGGGGAACCTCTCTACCTTTCTGAACAATAAGGGAGACCCAGGCTTTCACTACAGACCTCAGTTCCACAGAG tCTCAATAGCTGCAGTTACTGTGTTCCTCTACGCATGGCTGGTACCTCTCGGAGTCTGGGGATTCCTGACATGGCGTCAAAGTGTTGAGAGGCAGATCAGTGgatatacatttttagagaCTGTGTGTGTCTATGGATACTCACTTTTCATATATATTCCTACCTCG ATATTATTGACCATTCCCTTGAACTGGATGCAGTGGCTGTTGATtgttgttgccatggtgatcTCTGGGTCAGTGTTGGTCATCACTTTCTGGCCGACTGTCCGTGATGACACCAAACTAACAGCTTTTGCTACCATGGCGGTTATAGTGTCACTTCATGCCCTTCTGGCTATTGGCTTCAAG ATGTACTTCTTCCAATTGCCAACATACACCGGATCATCACCCCCCGCACAACACATTACTCCAGCCTCTAATCACTCATCATCTACCATGGGATAA
- the yipf2 gene encoding protein YIPF2 isoform X2, with amino-acid sequence MASPDDLKFQEFEEATDLLSSNPGASTLSISSPGTGASSGDVRLNLSDDEENQQENSELLGGEKQTGGFWTFAYYQSFFNIDTVQVLDRIKGSVIPLPGRNFVRHHIRSNPDLYGPFWICVTLVFSVAIMGNLSTFLNNKGDPGFHYRPQFHRVSIAAVTVFLYAWLVPLGVWGFLTWRQSVERQISGYTFLETVCVYGYSLFIYIPTSWLLIVVAMVISGSVLVITFWPTVRDDTKLTAFATMAVIVSLHALLAIGFKMYFFQLPTYTGSSPPAQHITPASNHSSSTMG; translated from the exons ATGGCTAGTCCTGATGATTTAAAGTTTCAGG AGTTCGAAGAGGCCACAGATCTGCTATCTTCAAATCCTGGAGCATCAACCCTCAGCATCTCCAGTCCCGGTACCGGAGCCTCCTCTGGAGATGTCAGACTCAACCTATCAGATGATGAAGAGAACCAGCAAGAGAATTCAGAG CTACTTGGAGGTGAAAAACAAACTGGTGGTTTTTGGACTTTTGCATACTATCAGTCATTCTTCAACATAGATACAGTTCAG GTTCTGGATAGGATAAAAGGATCAGTTATACCTTTGCCAGGAAGAAACTTTGTCAGACACCACATTCGAAGTAACCCTGATTTATATG GTCCATTCTGGATCTGCGTGACTTTAGTGTTCTCAGTGGCGATCATGGGGAACCTCTCTACCTTTCTGAACAATAAGGGAGACCCAGGCTTTCACTACAGACCTCAGTTCCACAGAG tCTCAATAGCTGCAGTTACTGTGTTCCTCTACGCATGGCTGGTACCTCTCGGAGTCTGGGGATTCCTGACATGGCGTCAAAGTGTTGAGAGGCAGATCAGTGgatatacatttttagagaCTGTGTGTGTCTATGGATACTCACTTTTCATATATATTCCTACCTCG TGGCTGTTGATtgttgttgccatggtgatcTCTGGGTCAGTGTTGGTCATCACTTTCTGGCCGACTGTCCGTGATGACACCAAACTAACAGCTTTTGCTACCATGGCGGTTATAGTGTCACTTCATGCCCTTCTGGCTATTGGCTTCAAG ATGTACTTCTTCCAATTGCCAACATACACCGGATCATCACCCCCCGCACAACACATTACTCCAGCCTCTAATCACTCATCATCTACCATGGGATAA
- the timm29 gene encoding mitochondrial import inner membrane translocase subunit Tim29, with translation MNYLIFTRSSANMAASWLTKRWCSTAAAVTSKGTRWQRLINSRAGVWCRSLLGDYKEACREVVSGARDRPLKASVYLGLLGGMYAGYYTNPDDSSFETCLLETSNRLALLSPWIRSGTSDGHVQNLVKLRNECRLRYASLGFASLTYYTDYDPVSSLYEAQCSAISVPWAELPKRVLDVGFAGRWWVLDRKMKDYDINEEEYRHLSPSLVATVPPSPQITERNEKLHQDSWKAVVMEDESSVSDSVQTKVETSGDAKQMSSTV, from the exons ATGAACTATCTCATTTTCACGAGGTCATCCGCTAACATGGCCGCCTCGTGGTTGACGAAGAGATGGTGCTCTACAGCAGCCGCTGTGACATCCAAGGGCACGAGGTGGCAAAGACTGATAAATAGTCGTGCAG GTGTGTGGTGTCGCAGTCTCTTAGGTGATTATAAGGAGGCTTGTCGTGAGGTGGTGTCGGGAGCCCGAGATCGACCCCTCAAAGCCTCTGTCTACTTAGGTTTGCTTGGGGGGATGTATGCGGGTTATTACACCAACCCCGATGATTCTTCCTTTGAGACCTGCCTTCTAGAAACTTCAAACCGTCTGGCTCTCCTGTCACCATGGATACGCAGTGGCACCTCAGATGGGCATGTCCAGAACCTGGTGAAACTGCGAAACGAGTGCAGACTGCGCTATGCCAGTCTGGGCTTTGCCTCTTTGACTTATTACACAGACTACGACCCTGTTTCCAGTCTTTATGAAGCACAGTGTTCTGCAATTTCTGTGCCCTGGGCGGAGTTGCCCAAACGCGTACTGGATGTGGGCTTCGCGGGACGCTGGTGGGTGCTTGATCGTAAAATGAAGGATTATGATATTAACGAAGAGGAGTATAGACATCTGTCTCCCTCTCTGGTGGCTACAGTTCCACCGTCACCCCAGATAACTGAGAGGAATGAAAAACTGCATCAGGACTCATGGAAGGCGGTGGTGATGGAGGACGAGAGCAGTGTGTCAGACAGTGTACAGACAAAGGTGGAGACATCTGGTGACGCAAAACAAATGAGCAGTACTGTTTAG